A genomic region of Acidimicrobiia bacterium contains the following coding sequences:
- a CDS encoding LLM class flavin-dependent oxidoreductase: MALGFGLLSAQIDPGAPPDWERAYDETLRLAVHAETAGYDSVWTTEHHFIDDGYMPSLLVTMAAMAARTSTIALGSGVVLAPLHHPLRLAEDAATVQLISKGRLVLGLGLGWVESEFAALGAEIAGRGRAMDEILDILPKAWSGEPFEHHGRQYDVPLVGVRPTPQARIPILIGGSAEAAIRRAARKSDGLFANAPAAKFRQQVDWATDELESIGRDPATFDWYHYSILYPAADEDTGWDEIGEHLWHLSWKYTDMEASTRRQGPPPAAPPPGEATRSRLIARAVTVGSSQQIVDTLNEIRESAGVPVRFVARSYFPTLGYERQVEVMDRLAEEVAPLV, translated from the coding sequence ATGGCTCTCGGCTTCGGGCTGCTCTCGGCCCAGATCGATCCAGGCGCGCCTCCGGACTGGGAGCGGGCATACGACGAGACGCTGCGCCTGGCCGTGCACGCCGAGACGGCAGGGTACGACTCCGTCTGGACGACGGAGCACCACTTCATAGACGACGGATACATGCCGTCGCTGCTGGTGACGATGGCGGCGATGGCGGCGAGGACGTCGACCATCGCGCTCGGATCGGGAGTGGTGCTCGCTCCCCTCCACCATCCGCTCCGGCTCGCAGAGGATGCCGCCACCGTCCAGCTCATCAGCAAGGGCCGGCTCGTCCTGGGGCTCGGCCTCGGCTGGGTCGAGTCGGAGTTCGCGGCGCTCGGCGCCGAGATCGCCGGGCGGGGCAGGGCCATGGACGAGATCCTCGACATACTGCCGAAGGCGTGGAGCGGCGAGCCGTTCGAGCACCACGGCCGGCAGTACGACGTGCCACTCGTCGGCGTGCGCCCGACCCCGCAGGCCAGGATCCCGATCCTCATCGGGGGTAGTGCGGAGGCGGCGATACGGCGGGCGGCTCGCAAGTCCGACGGCCTGTTCGCAAACGCACCGGCCGCCAAGTTCAGGCAGCAGGTCGACTGGGCGACCGACGAGCTCGAATCGATCGGGCGGGACCCGGCGACATTCGACTGGTACCACTACTCCATCTTGTACCCGGCGGCGGACGAGGACACCGGATGGGACGAGATCGGTGAGCACCTGTGGCACCTCTCGTGGAAGTACACCGACATGGAGGCGTCGACGAGGCGCCAGGGTCCTCCGCCGGCCGCCCCGCCGCCCGGCGAGGCAACCCGGTCCCGACTCATCGCCCGGGCCGTCACCGTCGGCTCGTCGCAGCAGATCGTCGACACGCTCAACGAGATCCGTGAGTCGGCCGGGGTACCCGTGAGGTTCGTCGCCCGTTCCTACTTCCCGACCCTCGGCTACGAGCGCCAGGTGGAGGTCATGGATCGGCTCGCCGAAGAGGTAGCGCCGCTCGTCTGA